From the genome of Schaalia dentiphila ATCC 17982, one region includes:
- a CDS encoding alkaline phosphatase family protein: protein MSERALTLDLPGADLPAAGDPVITDVIAGALSSIDSALPGASAQAGGTLGIEAGADQVLLILVDGLGYELIQDHLGHTPTLRRMRDDCRSIHTVVPSTTAAAITAFGTGARPGATNMVGFSVAYGGGVMNLLAMEGGPAPTEWQPTPTYFERLAAVGVSSAVISPARFAGSGLTGAALRGARHVPAESLSDRVSAALRELRAGTPVVYLYWSEIDHAGHSSGVGSDAWIGCLEEFDAGLSALLRGLPAGVRTVMTADHGMINVEHSALVDVAATPALREGVRIVAGETRAVHVHAQEGHSANVEARWRDVLGESAWILSRDQMGALIGPGDGASIIGDLLVLTRGNGGIVDSRTQSASAIAMPGVHGSLTSTEMRIPVIVLS, encoded by the coding sequence GTGAGTGAGCGCGCACTGACGCTGGACCTGCCCGGTGCGGACCTGCCCGCCGCGGGGGATCCGGTCATCACGGACGTCATCGCTGGTGCCCTCTCGTCGATCGATTCAGCCCTGCCCGGCGCCTCCGCACAGGCGGGTGGCACCCTCGGGATCGAGGCCGGGGCTGATCAGGTGCTTCTCATCCTCGTGGATGGGCTCGGGTACGAGCTGATCCAGGATCACCTGGGGCACACGCCGACACTGCGCCGCATGAGAGACGATTGTCGCTCGATTCACACGGTCGTCCCTTCGACAACGGCCGCGGCCATCACGGCTTTCGGCACTGGTGCACGCCCGGGCGCCACCAACATGGTGGGCTTTTCCGTTGCCTACGGCGGTGGCGTCATGAACCTGCTGGCCATGGAGGGTGGGCCGGCGCCCACCGAGTGGCAGCCCACGCCCACGTACTTCGAGCGCCTGGCCGCGGTGGGCGTATCCTCCGCCGTCATCTCGCCCGCGCGCTTTGCCGGTTCCGGACTGACGGGAGCTGCGCTTCGGGGAGCGCGCCACGTGCCCGCCGAGTCGCTCAGTGACCGCGTGAGTGCAGCTCTGCGCGAGCTGCGCGCGGGCACGCCCGTCGTCTATCTCTACTGGTCCGAGATCGACCACGCCGGGCACAGCTCCGGCGTTGGATCGGATGCGTGGATCGGTTGCCTGGAAGAGTTCGACGCGGGGTTGTCCGCGCTGCTGCGCGGCCTGCCCGCGGGCGTGCGGACCGTCATGACCGCGGACCACGGCATGATCAACGTGGAGCACTCCGCCCTCGTGGACGTGGCCGCGACGCCCGCTCTGCGCGAGGGCGTGCGCATCGTCGCCGGCGAGACACGAGCCGTCCACGTGCACGCGCAGGAGGGCCACTCCGCCAACGTGGAGGCGCGCTGGCGCGACGTCCTGGGGGAGAGCGCGTGGATCCTCTCTCGAGATCAGATGGGCGCGCTCATCGGCCCCGGAGACGGTGCCTCGATCATCGGCGACCTGCTGGTCCTCACCCGCGGAAACGGCGGCATTGTGGATTCTCGAACCCAGAGTGCCTCGGCGATCGCGATGCCGGGCGTTCACGGCTCACTCACCTCGACGGAGATGCGCATCCCCGTCATCGTCCTGTCGTAA
- a CDS encoding DUF5998 family protein, with the protein MDTWTRIERGGFYPKAVQRALRRALGAAEPLATLCQVDTGFDRGSVFRHLTVASLTDRAIVQLHVDEMDGGSATIATAVHRVGDIAGYSTMEVYTDPENASGLSEMTIALDLKGARRLELEPARCDDPNCMADHGLTGTSFPDDMTFRISAAADGQDALDEAMVFVDHLARLMGTRSE; encoded by the coding sequence ATGGACACATGGACCCGTATCGAACGTGGGGGCTTCTACCCCAAGGCCGTGCAGCGTGCGCTGCGCCGCGCTCTGGGCGCTGCGGAGCCGCTCGCGACGCTGTGCCAGGTGGATACGGGTTTCGACCGCGGATCGGTCTTCCGGCACCTCACGGTCGCCTCGCTGACGGACCGCGCCATCGTTCAGCTGCACGTTGATGAAATGGACGGCGGATCGGCGACGATTGCGACGGCCGTGCACCGCGTGGGCGACATCGCCGGATACTCCACGATGGAGGTCTACACGGACCCCGAGAACGCGAGCGGCCTGTCCGAGATGACGATCGCCCTGGACCTGAAGGGCGCACGCCGCCTCGAGCTCGAACCCGCCCGCTGCGACGATCCCAATTGCATGGCCGACCATGGCCTGACGGGCACGTCCTTCCCCGACGACATGACGTTCCGTATCTCCGCGGCCGCCGACGGTCAGGATGCTCTCGACGAGGCCATGGTCTTCGTCGATCATCTCGCTCGCCTGATGGGGACCCGCAGTGAGTGA
- a CDS encoding DNA gyrase/topoisomerase IV subunit A, giving the protein MAKKDQVVDIPEKDENITEIDVSDEMRGSFLEYAVSVIYARALPDARDGLKPVQRRILFQMDQMGLRPDKGHVKSQRVVGEVMGKLHPHGDSAIYEALVRLAQPFNLRVPLVDGHGNFGSLDDGPAAARYTEARMAPAALDLVTGLDEDTVDFVPNYDNQFMQPDVLPAAFPQLLVNGASGIAVGMATNVAPHNLSETIAGAIHLLDNPSASVADLMRYIPGPDLPEGGVIVGLEGIKEAYETGRGAFKTRAKVQIERVTARKMGIIVTQLPYMVGPEKVIEKIKENANAGRLKGISSVQNLTDRIHGLRLVIEVKNGFNPEAVLQQLYQRTPLEDSFSINAVALVGGQPRTLGLKEMLQVFLDHRLDVTTRRSRFRLKKCEDRLHLVEGLLIAILDIDDVIAIIRSSDDAEIARERLMTAFDLSEAQANYILELRLRRLTKFSRIELEAERDELLAKIASLREILEDPELLRALVKKELREVSDRLGTPRRTLLLASTGTPVGAAAADDAALAALPSVSRSGKGLDLQIPDDPCVVVLSSTGALARVEGGDPLEPGPRAASDGWRVQLPSTARSQVAVVTEDGIAHRIDVVDLPALPRFETGLSLAGAMPASLLLHTDVPAVGLLDPEGTDVVAMGTTRGTVKRLRPDVLQRDEWEVIALEDGDRLVGFDRCSDEADLVFISSDAQLLRTPAAKVRPQGRTAGGMAGMKLNAGAEALGFWVVEAPIDAVVVTVAAALGALPGTGQTTVKVTPFECYPTKGRGGQGVRCQRFLRGEDRLDIAWVGTKPARAASADGSPVELPAEDERRDGSGVPITFAIASIG; this is encoded by the coding sequence ATGGCTAAGAAGGACCAGGTCGTCGACATCCCTGAGAAGGACGAGAACATCACAGAGATCGACGTGTCCGATGAGATGCGTGGGTCCTTCCTGGAGTATGCCGTCTCGGTGATCTACGCTCGCGCGCTCCCCGACGCGCGCGATGGCCTCAAGCCCGTGCAGCGCCGCATCCTGTTCCAGATGGATCAGATGGGGCTGCGCCCCGACAAGGGACACGTGAAGTCCCAGCGCGTCGTCGGCGAGGTCATGGGTAAGCTCCACCCGCACGGCGATTCCGCGATTTACGAGGCCCTGGTGCGCCTCGCGCAGCCCTTTAACCTGCGTGTTCCGTTGGTCGATGGACACGGTAACTTCGGCTCTCTGGACGACGGCCCTGCCGCCGCGCGTTACACCGAGGCGCGCATGGCGCCCGCCGCGCTGGACCTGGTGACGGGCCTGGATGAGGACACGGTCGATTTCGTCCCCAACTACGACAACCAGTTCATGCAGCCGGACGTCCTGCCGGCGGCCTTCCCCCAGCTGCTGGTCAACGGCGCCTCGGGCATCGCCGTGGGCATGGCGACGAATGTCGCCCCACACAACCTGTCGGAGACGATCGCTGGCGCTATCCACCTGCTGGATAACCCGTCTGCGTCGGTCGCAGACCTCATGCGCTACATCCCCGGCCCTGACCTGCCCGAGGGCGGCGTCATCGTCGGCCTCGAGGGCATCAAGGAGGCCTACGAGACGGGCCGAGGCGCGTTCAAGACCCGCGCGAAGGTCCAGATCGAGCGCGTGACCGCCCGCAAGATGGGCATCATCGTCACGCAGCTGCCCTACATGGTGGGCCCGGAAAAGGTCATCGAAAAGATCAAGGAAAACGCGAACGCAGGACGCCTCAAGGGCATTTCCTCGGTTCAGAACCTCACCGACCGTATCCACGGCCTGCGTTTGGTCATCGAAGTAAAGAACGGTTTCAATCCCGAGGCCGTGCTTCAGCAGCTCTACCAGCGCACGCCTCTGGAGGATTCCTTCTCGATCAACGCGGTGGCGCTCGTGGGCGGCCAGCCGCGCACGCTGGGCCTCAAGGAGATGCTACAGGTCTTCCTGGATCACCGCCTGGATGTCACGACGCGTCGCAGCCGCTTCCGCCTGAAGAAGTGCGAGGATCGCCTGCACCTGGTCGAGGGCCTGCTCATCGCGATCCTGGACATCGACGACGTTATCGCGATTATTCGCTCCTCTGATGACGCGGAGATCGCGCGCGAGCGCCTCATGACGGCGTTCGACCTGTCCGAGGCCCAGGCCAACTACATCCTCGAGCTGCGCCTGCGTCGCCTCACGAAGTTCTCGCGCATCGAGCTGGAGGCCGAGCGCGATGAGCTGCTGGCGAAGATCGCGTCGCTGCGCGAGATCCTGGAGGATCCAGAGCTGCTGCGCGCGCTCGTGAAGAAGGAGCTGCGCGAGGTCTCGGATCGCCTGGGTACGCCGCGTCGCACGCTGCTGCTGGCCTCGACGGGCACGCCCGTGGGTGCGGCAGCCGCCGACGATGCCGCGCTGGCGGCCCTGCCGTCGGTGTCGCGTTCCGGTAAGGGCCTGGACCTGCAGATCCCGGACGACCCGTGCGTCGTGGTCCTGTCCTCCACGGGCGCTCTCGCCCGCGTCGAGGGCGGGGATCCCCTGGAACCCGGTCCGCGCGCGGCGTCGGACGGCTGGCGCGTACAACTGCCGTCGACGGCTCGCTCACAGGTGGCTGTGGTGACGGAGGACGGCATCGCGCACCGCATCGACGTCGTCGACCTGCCTGCACTCCCCCGCTTTGAGACGGGCCTGTCCCTTGCTGGGGCGATGCCCGCGTCGCTCCTCCTGCACACGGACGTTCCTGCAGTGGGTCTGCTCGATCCCGAGGGCACCGACGTGGTCGCGATGGGCACGACTCGCGGCACGGTCAAGCGCCTGCGACCGGACGTGCTGCAGCGCGACGAGTGGGAGGTCATCGCCCTGGAGGACGGCGACCGTCTGGTGGGCTTCGATCGGTGCTCGGACGAGGCGGACCTGGTGTTTATTTCGTCGGACGCGCAGCTGCTGCGCACCCCCGCCGCGAAGGTGCGCCCGCAGGGTCGCACGGCCGGCGGCATGGCTGGCATGAAGCTGAACGCCGGGGCCGAGGCCCTGGGCTTCTGGGTGGTCGAGGCTCCCATCGACGCCGTCGTGGTAACGGTAGCCGCGGCGCTAGGTGCGCTGCCGGGAACGGGCCAGACGACGGTGAAGGTGACGCCTTTCGAGTGCTACCCCACGAAGGGTCGAGGCGGCCAGGGCGTGCGCTGCCAGCGCTTCCTGCGCGGCGAGGATCGCCTGGATATCGCGTGGGTCGGTACAAAGCCGGCACGGGCCGCGTCCGCGGACGGTTCGCCTGTGGAGCTGCCCGCCGAGGACGAGCGCCGCGATGGCTCGGGCGTTCCGATCACCTTCGCGATTGCGTCGATCGGCTGA
- a CDS encoding S8 family peptidase, producing the protein MGSAPMVKPRRAPRKSRRMWGASAAALVIAASVTTLPTTPAQADNAITAADQAYFSYYHLDQARAKGYTGKGVTVAIVDGEVDTTTPELRDSDIHNKSTCEVTSSASSKTHGTAVASILVSSVYGVAPESSLLTYQIPAPSRGDSASPSCTETQNGLSKVSVPWLLNQAMNDGAQIVNFSASSSLQGDELKWTVARALTKGVIITAAAGNEATDENSSSLSQWSGVVGVSAIGVDGNRQDYSSWGQGVTTTAVGGPVKTHDFATNQIVETSGTSFSSPIVAGVLALARQKWPNASSNQLLQLLVKTGLNPDHTWNQYTGYGGIDPGAMLNADPTTLPDVNPLADKGNGSSPTPDEVQQYADGVVNPAQIVNDNSYSYRGFDESLITDPLVTVPTHLGTSPRYHAK; encoded by the coding sequence ATGGGATCCGCGCCAATGGTAAAGCCGAGACGAGCGCCTCGAAAAAGTAGACGCATGTGGGGAGCTTCGGCTGCCGCTCTCGTCATCGCCGCTAGCGTCACCACGCTCCCAACCACTCCAGCCCAGGCGGACAACGCGATCACCGCGGCGGACCAGGCGTACTTCTCATACTACCACCTGGATCAGGCTAGGGCAAAGGGGTATACCGGCAAAGGGGTAACCGTTGCCATCGTCGATGGGGAAGTAGATACTACTACACCCGAGCTGAGGGATTCGGATATTCACAACAAATCAACGTGTGAAGTGACCTCATCCGCATCTTCCAAGACCCATGGCACAGCTGTTGCTTCGATCTTGGTGTCATCTGTCTATGGAGTGGCTCCCGAGAGTTCTCTTCTGACTTATCAGATACCCGCCCCTAGCAGGGGAGATTCTGCATCTCCTTCGTGTACTGAAACTCAGAATGGCCTATCTAAAGTCAGTGTCCCGTGGCTGCTCAATCAAGCAATGAACGACGGTGCGCAAATCGTGAATTTCTCTGCTTCCAGCTCGCTTCAGGGTGACGAACTGAAATGGACTGTCGCGAGGGCATTGACCAAGGGCGTGATCATAACAGCTGCCGCTGGAAATGAAGCAACGGATGAAAACTCATCGTCGCTGTCCCAGTGGTCCGGAGTCGTTGGCGTCAGTGCGATTGGCGTCGATGGTAACCGTCAGGACTATTCGTCGTGGGGACAAGGCGTGACAACGACAGCCGTTGGCGGTCCGGTCAAAACGCATGACTTTGCGACGAATCAGATCGTTGAGACATCCGGTACATCATTCTCGTCTCCCATCGTCGCCGGTGTCCTCGCGCTCGCCCGCCAGAAGTGGCCGAATGCCTCGTCCAATCAGCTGCTCCAGCTCCTCGTCAAGACGGGCCTGAACCCAGACCACACCTGGAATCAGTACACCGGCTACGGCGGCATCGATCCAGGGGCAATGCTCAATGCGGATCCCACGACGCTGCCCGATGTGAACCCGCTCGCCGACAAGGGGAATGGATCGAGCCCGACACCCGACGAAGTGCAGCAGTATGCGGATGGTGTCGTGAACCCTGCGCAGATAGTCAACGACAACTCGTATTCCTACAGGGGCTTTGACGAATCCTTGATCACCGATCCGTTGGTCACGGTTCCCACGCACCTGGGAACCAGCCCCCGCTATCACGCAAAATAG
- a CDS encoding PfkB family carbohydrate kinase, with protein sequence MTRIVNIGEALIDEITRPNSEPVEVVGGSMLNVAAGLTRLGHESELATWFARDARGDKVRAHAEAAGVTLTPGSDGAEFTTVAHAAVDERGHATYEFDLSWDVPSVEDPDTVGHVHTGSYVVVVEPGADKVLAAVKRQAIRGTVSYDPNIRPALLGTPDEARPHIEAIVALADVVKASDEDLEWLYPGRPVEDVIREWSQSGPSLILCTRGPWGVYIKAAAERDMLVVDPLDVELVDTVGAGDSLMAGLISGLVDAGLLGSGEAKQRLREASWDQILPAIHRGIITSGITILHQGAYSPTREEVADVLAADPTLRG encoded by the coding sequence ATGACTAGGATCGTGAACATCGGGGAAGCTCTCATCGACGAGATCACCCGCCCAAACAGTGAACCCGTCGAAGTTGTCGGGGGATCGATGCTCAACGTTGCCGCCGGCCTGACCCGGCTCGGCCACGAATCCGAGCTGGCGACATGGTTCGCCCGCGACGCTCGCGGCGATAAGGTGCGCGCTCACGCCGAGGCCGCCGGCGTCACCCTGACGCCCGGCAGCGACGGCGCCGAATTTACCACGGTGGCTCACGCCGCCGTCGACGAACGAGGCCATGCCACCTACGAGTTTGATCTGTCCTGGGATGTGCCCTCCGTCGAGGACCCGGACACCGTTGGGCACGTCCACACCGGCTCCTACGTGGTCGTCGTCGAGCCCGGCGCTGATAAGGTCCTGGCCGCCGTCAAGCGCCAGGCCATCCGCGGCACTGTGTCCTACGACCCGAACATCCGCCCCGCTCTGCTGGGTACGCCCGACGAGGCCCGCCCCCACATCGAGGCGATCGTGGCCCTCGCGGATGTCGTCAAGGCGTCGGACGAGGACCTCGAGTGGCTCTACCCGGGCCGCCCCGTCGAGGACGTCATCCGCGAGTGGTCGCAGTCCGGCCCGTCGCTGATCCTGTGCACGCGCGGTCCCTGGGGAGTCTACATCAAGGCTGCCGCCGAGCGTGACATGCTCGTCGTCGACCCGCTGGACGTCGAGCTGGTGGACACCGTGGGCGCGGGCGACTCGCTCATGGCCGGCCTGATCTCCGGCCTCGTGGACGCGGGACTCCTGGGTTCCGGCGAGGCAAAGCAGCGCCTGCGTGAGGCCTCGTGGGACCAGATCCTGCCCGCCATCCACCGCGGCATCATCACCTCCGGCATCACCATCCTGCACCAAGGCGCCTACTCGCCCACGCGCGAGGAGGTTGCCGACGTCCTGGCCGCCGACCCGACGCTGCGAGGCTGA
- a CDS encoding sugar porter family MFS transporter, which yields MTSQSSAPSRSIPPLVIRSAIVASLGGLLFGFDTAVISGAEEKLTELYALSSTGEGMIVAIATIGTILGAIIAGNLADRFGRKPVLFWIGILFGVGALATALAPLPTLVTAADGSVSASSAFPITFFMLFRFLGGIGVGLSSVVAPIYTAEIAPARVRGRLVGLVQFNIVFGILLAYASNAIIREIAHEDIAWRWMLGVMAVPAVFFLIFLATVPETPRWLLANGRKERAVKISERLTTSRAEFDEQIAEIKAQIAEDASGGKVAFFTRRYRKVILMAFCIAMFNQLSGINAILYYAPKVMKLAGGEEVLGAAFPYVASVIVGLMNLIATMAALTVIDKLGRRQLMIVGSIGYLISLGFLSAIMFAYKGGVFEEGSAVPVWLILVGLLAFIASHAFGQGSVIWVFISEIFPNRVRARGQSLGSLTHWVFAFVITYAFPVLADKLGGGFAFGIFFLAMIGQLFWVLKVMPETKGIPLEEMEEKLGLTND from the coding sequence ATGACATCTCAGTCGTCAGCACCATCTCGATCCATTCCGCCCCTGGTCATTCGAAGTGCCATCGTCGCCTCTCTCGGCGGCCTGCTCTTCGGTTTTGATACCGCCGTCATCTCCGGTGCGGAAGAAAAACTCACCGAGCTCTACGCTCTGTCCTCCACGGGCGAAGGCATGATCGTCGCGATCGCGACGATCGGTACGATTCTCGGCGCGATCATCGCCGGTAACCTGGCTGATCGCTTCGGCCGTAAGCCCGTCCTCTTCTGGATCGGCATCCTGTTCGGCGTGGGCGCCCTCGCAACCGCTCTTGCGCCGCTACCCACCCTGGTCACCGCTGCGGACGGATCGGTGTCGGCCTCGTCCGCGTTCCCGATCACTTTCTTCATGCTGTTCCGCTTCCTCGGCGGCATCGGCGTCGGACTGTCCTCCGTGGTCGCGCCCATCTACACCGCCGAGATCGCCCCCGCTCGCGTGCGCGGGCGCCTGGTCGGCTTGGTCCAGTTCAACATCGTTTTCGGTATCCTCCTTGCCTACGCCTCCAACGCGATCATCCGCGAGATCGCACACGAGGACATCGCCTGGCGTTGGATGCTCGGCGTCATGGCCGTCCCGGCCGTCTTCTTCCTCATCTTCCTGGCGACCGTCCCCGAGACGCCTCGCTGGCTCCTGGCCAACGGTCGCAAGGAGCGGGCCGTGAAGATTTCTGAACGCCTCACCACCTCTCGGGCAGAGTTCGACGAGCAGATCGCCGAGATAAAGGCGCAGATCGCCGAGGATGCTTCCGGCGGCAAGGTTGCCTTCTTCACGCGCCGCTACCGCAAGGTCATCCTCATGGCCTTCTGCATTGCGATGTTCAACCAGCTCTCCGGCATCAACGCGATCCTCTACTACGCTCCCAAGGTTATGAAGCTCGCCGGCGGCGAGGAGGTGCTCGGCGCGGCATTCCCCTACGTCGCCTCCGTCATCGTCGGCCTCATGAACCTGATCGCCACGATGGCTGCCCTCACCGTCATCGACAAGCTGGGTCGGCGCCAGCTCATGATCGTCGGCTCCATCGGCTACCTCATCTCGCTTGGCTTCCTGTCGGCAATCATGTTCGCCTACAAGGGGGGTGTCTTCGAAGAAGGCAGCGCCGTTCCGGTCTGGCTGATTCTTGTCGGCCTGCTCGCCTTCATCGCCTCGCACGCCTTCGGTCAGGGCTCGGTCATCTGGGTGTTCATCTCGGAGATCTTCCCCAACCGCGTGCGCGCCCGCGGCCAGTCTCTGGGGTCGCTCACGCACTGGGTGTTCGCCTTCGTCATTACCTACGCGTTCCCCGTGCTCGCGGATAAGCTGGGCGGGGGTTTCGCCTTCGGAATCTTCTTCCTGGCCATGATCGGTCAGCTATTCTGGGTCCTGAAGGTTATGCCCGAAACGAAGGGCATTCCTCTGGAAGAAATGGAAGAGAAGCTGGGGTTGACGAATGACTAG
- a CDS encoding GNAT family acetyltransferase, with protein MSIPLAQRANAPEFVPFPGEHHGIEWESLTAAHHDGLSALFARMEARDNPPYRTSPDEVEEMLSGASQWRGLVGIARRGIAAGRIVAFAQVVLRFPGRVECVCVGGVDPDFRRIGLGNAIVDWQEGTARQMLAEVEGDAPAQITCHVETGQDDLEAQLKVHGFRWTRTYYELRASLDSLPPVPDLGSYMSVEAWGPQWEEPALRAANRLNESEWGRPPLTQEQWMQGRTAFAPEWSFVAVDRTGDRPRVAGFLLASCYEQDWAALGWREGYIDQLGVLSQWRESRVADALILASMWAQKRDGMDRAGTGVGSANHTGALAIYDYLGFRTVGQTRLYAIEI; from the coding sequence ATGAGCATTCCTCTCGCGCAGCGAGCAAATGCCCCCGAGTTCGTCCCCTTCCCGGGCGAACATCACGGGATCGAATGGGAGTCGCTGACGGCCGCCCATCACGACGGCCTGTCCGCGCTTTTCGCCCGCATGGAGGCCCGCGATAACCCGCCGTATCGCACCAGCCCGGACGAGGTCGAGGAGATGCTCTCGGGTGCTTCCCAGTGGCGAGGCCTCGTCGGGATCGCCCGCAGGGGTATTGCAGCGGGTCGAATCGTCGCCTTCGCGCAGGTGGTCCTGCGTTTCCCGGGGCGTGTGGAGTGCGTTTGCGTCGGGGGAGTGGACCCCGACTTTCGGCGCATCGGCCTCGGCAATGCGATCGTCGACTGGCAGGAGGGCACTGCCCGACAGATGCTGGCCGAGGTCGAGGGTGACGCTCCCGCCCAGATCACCTGTCACGTCGAGACCGGCCAGGACGATCTCGAGGCGCAGCTGAAGGTGCATGGCTTCCGCTGGACGCGCACCTACTACGAGCTGCGCGCCTCCCTGGATAGTCTTCCGCCGGTTCCTGACCTGGGTTCGTACATGAGCGTCGAGGCCTGGGGCCCCCAGTGGGAGGAACCCGCCCTGCGCGCGGCGAACCGCCTCAACGAGTCCGAGTGGGGTCGGCCCCCGCTCACCCAGGAGCAGTGGATGCAGGGGCGCACGGCCTTCGCTCCCGAATGGTCGTTCGTCGCCGTCGACCGCACGGGCGATCGTCCCCGCGTTGCCGGTTTCCTGCTGGCATCGTGTTACGAGCAGGATTGGGCGGCTCTGGGCTGGCGTGAGGGGTACATCGACCAGCTGGGTGTCTTGTCCCAGTGGCGCGAGAGCCGCGTCGCGGACGCGCTGATCCTGGCGTCGATGTGGGCACAGAAGCGCGACGGCATGGATCGCGCGGGCACGGGCGTGGGGTCCGCGAACCACACGGGCGCTCTCGCCATCTACGACTACCTCGGCTTCCGTACGGTCGGCCAGACGAGGCTCTACGCGATCGAAATTTGA
- a CDS encoding GNAT family N-acetyltransferase — protein sequence MIGRDAPAVYALISLIEDDDNAIRRTSVDDIADMMEGENGRDWVDTIVGLDAKRNICAVASVRVLRGIHEAATAVVSAFIHPHWRGRGVGRALLYWQDGRARQMLVEEFGADSEVPASISNLVDAHMTDRRRLYIAAGFFAKRTYQVMYRDLAGGEVPVPARHGYRVLPWNKVPQDQIRAIHMEAFQQSFRSPLRALWWDDAMNHFDTRWSFVAVDAQGDVVGYAITGRPAQRWVATGRPEAYIYLLGVAEAHRGRSIASALVGHAVAAASASGASRIGLDVDMSSPDGAHKIYEHLGFVDEAAEVYYTIDQ from the coding sequence ATGATCGGCCGCGATGCCCCCGCCGTGTACGCACTCATCTCCCTGATCGAAGACGACGACAATGCCATTCGGCGCACCTCCGTCGACGACATCGCGGACATGATGGAGGGCGAGAACGGGCGCGACTGGGTGGACACGATCGTCGGCCTGGACGCGAAGCGAAACATCTGCGCCGTGGCGTCCGTGCGCGTGCTGCGCGGCATTCACGAGGCCGCCACCGCCGTCGTCAGTGCCTTCATTCACCCGCACTGGCGTGGCCGAGGCGTGGGCCGGGCTCTGCTCTACTGGCAGGACGGGCGCGCCCGACAGATGCTCGTCGAGGAATTTGGAGCCGATTCTGAGGTTCCTGCCTCGATTTCGAACCTCGTCGACGCGCACATGACCGATCGTCGCCGCCTCTACATTGCGGCCGGCTTCTTTGCTAAGCGCACGTACCAGGTCATGTACCGTGACCTGGCCGGTGGCGAGGTGCCCGTGCCCGCGCGCCACGGATATCGCGTCCTTCCGTGGAACAAGGTTCCGCAGGACCAGATCCGCGCCATCCACATGGAGGCTTTCCAGCAGTCGTTCCGTTCGCCCCTGCGCGCCCTGTGGTGGGACGATGCGATGAACCACTTCGACACGCGTTGGTCGTTCGTGGCCGTGGATGCTCAGGGTGATGTCGTTGGCTACGCGATCACTGGACGTCCCGCGCAGCGCTGGGTGGCTACGGGCCGTCCGGAGGCTTACATCTACCTGCTCGGCGTTGCTGAGGCGCACCGCGGACGCTCCATTGCGAGCGCCCTCGTCGGGCACGCCGTCGCCGCAGCGTCCGCGTCTGGAGCGTCGCGCATTGGCCTCGACGTTGACATGTCGAGCCCGGACGGAGCGCATAAGATTTACGAACACCTGGGCTTCGTGGATGAAGCCGCCGAGGTTTACTACACGATCGACCAGTAG